A section of the Methanoregula formicica SMSP genome encodes:
- a CDS encoding tubulin/FtsZ family protein — protein MRIVALGLGGAGCRIVDSLYAIDRKSSRVACVEALAADVDEASLQQLLALPDSQKLYYPPFDPMNPNAPAEGGATATIDIDEILSRIHNYETGENDAILICCGLGGQMTDIVPHVIAGLRSSIIEPIFGLVTLPCLAEGEKKTAKAADDVDILSSLLDGMIVFDNETWYKKTRPLAQARLEKKKEKGLAQMLGIGRPEPELSPEMMTYHLLNEAIVRRISLILKAGEFRADGGIDLAEVVLDSGEVLNTMKDGGFITIGYAVEHLSSNPLAFLSQFRPSGPFNEEGKKRASRIVELAKQAIYHEVSTPCDMTSAHKALILIAGPSHELSMQGFMTVRKWIDRSIRGLETRSGDYPVMNTKNVAIIVMLSGLENIPRINELREIREQIRAGPAQRAVPEHGQQEVTRVQENAGSLRDEMIVLPTQMQRVPDSPQMERVQTPAPERKSPTRPTAASPVKEILQPREPPPVRPTTPRPTTLQQIPLEKPRAAHDRSAPVQEPGKPTAPHKTFESGPEIPPRKIVTQQPLSLAGIPDHSVPAREDAPALPSHEHARQRIERELQRQRMMALSGKPAKKGSSAVPSPTEPSAAVRTKRVVVTQAPPPEIREPVSRPPREGILEASVKKTVIIRKRTRAPDNHELPERTMSRKVIPAPPEQERPLNQQLESVQVSLEEDEPVMLKEQEFRAKDTVFQGKIVTDTSVPKARDGSLIHTSLKPKKPVPQEEDAESLAERQQGKKGKKPDDISWI, from the coding sequence ATGCGAATAGTGGCACTGGGACTTGGGGGAGCGGGATGCAGGATCGTGGACAGCCTGTATGCCATTGACCGGAAGAGTAGCAGGGTCGCCTGTGTCGAAGCCTTGGCTGCAGATGTGGACGAGGCATCCTTACAACAGCTCCTTGCACTCCCTGATTCGCAGAAACTGTATTATCCCCCGTTTGATCCCATGAATCCAAATGCCCCTGCTGAGGGAGGGGCGACTGCCACCATCGATATTGACGAGATCCTCTCACGGATCCACAATTACGAAACCGGCGAGAACGATGCGATTCTCATCTGTTGCGGACTGGGCGGGCAGATGACGGATATCGTCCCTCATGTCATCGCCGGGCTCCGCTCCTCAATCATTGAACCCATCTTCGGTCTTGTAACCCTCCCCTGCCTTGCCGAGGGGGAGAAAAAAACCGCGAAAGCCGCTGATGACGTCGATATCCTCTCTTCCCTTCTTGATGGGATGATCGTCTTTGACAACGAGACGTGGTACAAAAAGACGCGCCCCCTCGCACAGGCACGGCTCGAAAAAAAGAAGGAGAAAGGCCTTGCCCAGATGCTGGGGATCGGCAGGCCGGAGCCGGAACTTTCCCCCGAGATGATGACATACCATCTCCTCAATGAAGCCATCGTCCGCCGTATCAGCCTCATCCTAAAAGCCGGAGAATTCAGGGCTGACGGGGGCATCGATCTCGCGGAGGTTGTGCTGGATTCCGGGGAAGTGCTCAACACCATGAAAGACGGGGGATTCATCACCATCGGATATGCCGTGGAGCATCTCTCCAGTAATCCCCTTGCATTCCTTTCTCAGTTCAGGCCATCAGGTCCGTTCAACGAAGAAGGGAAAAAACGGGCCTCGCGGATTGTCGAGCTGGCCAAACAGGCAATCTACCATGAGGTATCAACGCCCTGTGACATGACCAGCGCTCACAAGGCTCTCATCCTCATTGCCGGCCCCTCGCACGAGCTCTCGATGCAGGGATTCATGACGGTGAGGAAATGGATTGACCGGAGCATCCGCGGCCTCGAGACACGCTCCGGGGATTACCCGGTCATGAATACAAAGAACGTTGCCATCATCGTCATGCTCTCGGGCCTCGAGAATATTCCCCGTATCAACGAGCTCAGGGAAATCCGCGAACAAATCAGGGCCGGTCCGGCACAAAGAGCGGTGCCGGAACATGGGCAGCAGGAAGTAACACGAGTCCAGGAAAATGCCGGATCACTCCGGGATGAGATGATTGTCCTCCCAACACAGATGCAGCGGGTTCCAGATAGTCCGCAGATGGAGCGTGTTCAAACTCCTGCACCCGAAAGGAAATCTCCCACCAGGCCTACGGCTGCATCTCCTGTAAAAGAAATCCTGCAACCAAGAGAACCACCACCTGTCCGGCCAACAACCCCAAGACCCACCACACTTCAGCAGATCCCTCTGGAAAAGCCCCGGGCAGCTCATGACAGATCCGCACCAGTTCAGGAACCGGGGAAGCCAACAGCACCACACAAGACCTTTGAGTCAGGACCAGAGATCCCACCGAGGAAAATCGTTACTCAACAGCCATTATCCCTTGCCGGAATACCTGATCATTCTGTTCCAGCGAGGGAAGATGCTCCTGCTCTCCCATCCCACGAACATGCCCGCCAGCGGATTGAACGAGAGTTGCAGCGGCAGCGCATGATGGCACTTTCAGGGAAACCGGCGAAGAAAGGCAGCAGTGCCGTACCATCTCCAACGGAACCATCAGCCGCGGTCCGGACAAAACGTGTTGTCGTCACCCAGGCCCCGCCGCCAGAAATCCGGGAGCCGGTATCCCGCCCGCCAAGAGAAGGGATTCTCGAAGCCAGTGTCAAAAAGACCGTCATCATTCGTAAACGGACTCGTGCACCAGACAACCACGAACTGCCCGAGAGGACTATGTCACGGAAAGTAATCCCTGCTCCTCCTGAACAAGAGAGACCGCTGAACCAGCAGCTGGAATCCGTGCAGGTTTCCCTTGAAGAAGATGAACCAGTAATGCTGAAAGAGCAGGAATTCCGGGCAAAAGACACCGTTTTCCAAGGGAAGATTGTCACCGACACCTCCGTTCCAAAGGCACGGGATGGTTCGCTCATACATACGAGCCTGAAACCGAAAAAGCCCGTCCCACAAGAGGAGGATGCCGAATCTCTGGCGGAACGGCAACAGGGAAAAAAAGGAAAAAAACCTGACGATATCTCTTGGATCTGA
- a CDS encoding DUF128 domain-containing protein — protein MIRTERKYVEILRILKEHRDPMGAKRLSELMSERGFVLSDRAVQYYLSYLDAMGFTEKVGNQGRILTPLGLKETDNALVEDRIGFIISKLERLAYRSTFDPAAGTGDVAYNLSMVPNEHAEKVTTAFDEVIRAGCGFFNSYRIIDHDPRIPHGYTGFITICSISMDGVFQRQGIPVRMAYGGRLEIENGSPREFKDLIAYRGTTIDPLELFISAHLTSISSFARSKSGITLANVREIPCAARSRAEETIRQLNSCGFVFPVTMGNHVFNLPPNPYRLSIVAFSGLNYIGNTVEHGIPIKTEIGAGNIRFSKILEKN, from the coding sequence ATGATCCGGACCGAGAGAAAATATGTTGAGATCCTCCGTATCTTAAAGGAACACCGCGACCCGATGGGTGCAAAACGTCTTTCCGAGCTGATGTCGGAACGGGGTTTTGTCTTAAGCGACCGCGCTGTCCAGTATTACCTGAGTTATCTCGATGCAATGGGCTTTACGGAGAAGGTCGGGAACCAGGGAAGGATCTTAACCCCCCTCGGCCTGAAAGAAACGGACAACGCCCTTGTCGAGGACCGTATCGGATTTATTATCTCAAAGCTAGAACGCCTCGCCTACCGCAGTACGTTCGATCCGGCTGCCGGAACGGGCGATGTTGCGTATAATCTCTCTATGGTCCCCAATGAGCATGCAGAGAAGGTCACAACGGCATTCGATGAAGTCATCCGGGCGGGGTGCGGTTTCTTTAATTCCTACCGGATCATTGACCATGATCCGCGAATTCCCCACGGTTACACCGGGTTCATCACCATCTGCAGTATATCGATGGACGGCGTCTTTCAGCGCCAGGGAATACCGGTAAGGATGGCATATGGCGGAAGACTCGAAATTGAGAATGGATCACCCCGAGAGTTCAAGGATCTTATTGCCTACCGGGGAACTACGATTGATCCCCTTGAATTGTTTATTTCCGCTCACCTGACCTCCATATCCTCTTTTGCGCGATCGAAGAGCGGTATTACCCTTGCCAATGTACGCGAAATTCCCTGTGCTGCGCGATCCCGGGCCGAAGAGACGATTCGCCAGCTGAATTCCTGCGGTTTTGTCTTCCCGGTAACGATGGGGAACCATGTATTCAACCTGCCCCCGAATCCCTACAGGCTCTCGATCGTTGCATTCAGCGGGCTGAATTATATTGGGAATACGGTTGAGCACGGCATCCCGATAAAGACCGAGATCGGTGCCGGCAATATCCGGTTCTCTAAAATCCTTGAAAAGAATTGA
- a CDS encoding dCTP deaminase: protein MILSSSEIARRMEQTPAVGKLVINPYLSECQQPASYDLRSASDITLERGKCTLVPTLEWVELPTDLAGTLMCRSSFGRKGVLLGAGYVDPGFRGHLTLCLTNMGDDLVVRKNDRVVQLILHEVKGSSNGYAGRYQDSVGAIGAR, encoded by the coding sequence ATGATCCTCTCATCGTCCGAGATAGCCCGTCGCATGGAACAAACCCCTGCCGTCGGAAAACTCGTGATCAACCCCTATCTTTCGGAATGCCAGCAACCTGCATCGTACGATCTCCGTTCAGCCAGTGATATCACCCTTGAACGGGGGAAGTGTACGCTTGTTCCCACGCTTGAATGGGTTGAACTTCCCACCGATCTCGCCGGGACACTCATGTGCCGGTCCTCGTTTGGCCGGAAAGGGGTATTGCTCGGAGCCGGGTATGTTGATCCCGGATTCCGCGGGCACCTCACCCTGTGCCTGACAAACATGGGGGACGATCTTGTTGTACGAAAAAACGATCGAGTTGTCCAGCTGATTCTTCACGAGGTGAAGGGGAGCAGCAACGGGTATGCCGGCCGGTACCAGGACAGTGTCGGAGCAATCGGGGCGAGGTGA
- a CDS encoding carboxypeptidase regulatory-like domain-containing protein has translation MYPRPRFLFAILLLLLLCSSAQATTSLLITVRDSIDNVTLSHATVYVNSANYARTNSLGQALLTHSGLNDQEIRVSMSGYNDWSQTVSKNTTALLVNLSRKTLTFKSTLFDSDTLNPISGARVNLTAENVTQTKLTDSSGTATFAVTGATIYSIDITAPNYESRSGTIVMGADDQEVQYKLLSGNSFSFVVTDKDTGKTVPAAEVRLNAVLAGKTDERGILITPITRGKTYTIEISKDGYNSYMESRVISETDAIYYASISKTPLGAYIFVTDESKKPLDGADVYVDGSLAGTTNEYGRMSSSTLVSGDYTVEVRKTGYTPQSRTITISSTSRDYTFTLPLANAALTVTVQDNDNKALPGASVLVDGASVGMTDNNGQFVTSIPFNTDVNISVTKEGYVPQSVKKQVISGNATAAVTVVVGKSIDWGLIGMIALGALAILILFVIIRALGKRSGRPHIRRRDEI, from the coding sequence ATGTATCCTCGACCTCGTTTCCTTTTTGCCATCCTGCTTCTCCTGCTTCTCTGCAGTTCGGCACAGGCAACGACAAGCCTGCTGATCACGGTGCGGGATAGCATTGACAATGTCACTCTCTCGCATGCTACCGTGTATGTCAACAGTGCTAACTATGCACGGACAAACTCCCTTGGCCAGGCACTGCTCACCCATTCCGGATTAAACGATCAGGAGATCCGGGTTTCGATGAGCGGGTATAATGACTGGAGCCAGACGGTCAGTAAAAACACAACCGCACTGCTGGTGAACCTCAGCCGTAAGACGCTCACGTTCAAGAGCACCCTGTTCGATTCTGATACACTGAACCCTATCTCCGGCGCCCGGGTCAACCTTACTGCAGAGAATGTCACACAGACAAAACTGACTGATAGCAGCGGGACAGCAACCTTTGCCGTTACCGGCGCAACCATTTATTCAATAGATATCACGGCCCCCAACTACGAGTCACGGAGCGGGACGATTGTCATGGGAGCTGATGACCAAGAAGTGCAATACAAACTGCTTTCAGGGAACAGCTTCTCATTTGTCGTTACTGACAAGGATACCGGAAAAACTGTTCCCGCTGCCGAGGTGCGTCTCAATGCTGTGCTTGCGGGAAAAACCGATGAACGGGGTATCCTGATAACACCAATTACCCGGGGAAAAACGTATACCATTGAGATATCAAAAGACGGGTATAACTCCTACATGGAGTCCCGTGTCATCAGCGAGACTGATGCTATCTATTATGCCTCGATCTCAAAAACGCCCCTTGGTGCCTATATTTTTGTCACGGATGAGTCCAAAAAGCCCCTGGATGGAGCAGATGTCTACGTAGACGGGTCACTTGCGGGGACAACCAACGAATATGGGCGGATGAGTTCTTCGACTCTCGTGTCCGGTGATTATACTGTCGAGGTGCGGAAGACCGGCTATACGCCCCAGAGCCGTACTATAACGATTTCCAGCACAAGCAGGGACTACACCTTCACTCTCCCCCTGGCGAACGCTGCATTGACGGTCACTGTCCAGGATAATGACAACAAGGCGCTTCCGGGTGCATCGGTCCTGGTGGACGGAGCCAGTGTCGGTATGACGGATAACAACGGGCAGTTCGTTACCAGCATACCCTTCAATACAGACGTGAATATTTCCGTGACAAAGGAGGGATATGTCCCGCAATCCGTAAAGAAGCAGGTTATTTCTGGCAATGCTACTGCTGCCGTGACTGTTGTTGTGGGAAAGAGCATTGACTGGGGTCTTATCGGCATGATCGCACTGGGAGCACTTGCGATTCTTATCCTCTTTGTCATCATCAGGGCGCTGGGGAAGCGTTCAGGCAGACCGCATATCAGGCGCAGAGACGAAATATAG
- a CDS encoding AMP phosphorylase has product MKLVVKNIDIAARGVLLNRLDARGMGVMNGDRVQVINPKNGLSATAFVEITSTIAQQGTLGIYRITNERLQMEDGDDIEIREAGRPESLDYIKKKMDGGKLTKEETLTIIKDVVHDDISAAELTAYITASYINPLDMDEVEHLTRAMVETGEQIKFASRPIVDKHSIGGVPGNKITFLVVPIITASGLKIPKTSSRAITGAGGTADLMEVLAFVEFTAGEVQQMTDKVGGCIVWGGATNIAPADDRIIIQEYPFKIDARGQMLASVMAKKFAVGANLVVIDIPVGQNTKVANMQEGRKLAREFIELGERLGMKVECALTYGDTPVGHSIGPKLEVIEALRVLEGSQEPNSFIQKSISIAGIALEMAGKAPRGGGMAMAQDLLSSGKALEKMKRIIEIQGGDPNVKSSDILPGEHQFVVRAPASGYVIEMNNRSLITLARTAGAPQDRGAGILLHAKKGKLVKAGEPLFTLYADRNWRLQKAIEEGRRLMPVLVEGMLLDRVPSSFSEI; this is encoded by the coding sequence GTGAAACTGGTTGTAAAAAATATTGATATTGCAGCAAGAGGGGTGCTCCTGAACCGCTTGGATGCCCGGGGCATGGGTGTGATGAATGGCGACCGGGTTCAGGTCATCAACCCGAAGAACGGGCTGTCGGCAACAGCATTTGTCGAGATCACGTCAACAATCGCCCAGCAGGGGACCCTCGGGATCTACCGCATCACCAACGAGCGCCTCCAGATGGAGGATGGCGATGATATCGAGATCCGCGAAGCAGGCCGGCCTGAATCCCTCGACTATATCAAGAAGAAGATGGACGGGGGCAAACTCACCAAGGAAGAGACCCTGACAATCATCAAGGACGTTGTCCACGATGATATCTCTGCTGCGGAACTGACTGCTTACATTACGGCATCCTACATAAACCCGCTTGACATGGATGAGGTTGAGCATCTCACCCGTGCAATGGTGGAGACCGGCGAACAGATCAAGTTCGCCTCCCGACCCATTGTCGACAAGCACTCGATCGGAGGGGTACCCGGCAACAAAATAACCTTTCTTGTCGTCCCCATTATTACGGCAAGCGGCCTCAAGATCCCCAAGACGAGTTCGCGTGCTATCACCGGGGCCGGGGGTACGGCAGACCTCATGGAAGTGCTGGCGTTTGTTGAGTTTACCGCAGGCGAGGTCCAGCAGATGACCGACAAGGTAGGGGGGTGCATTGTCTGGGGCGGGGCAACGAACATCGCCCCGGCAGATGACCGGATCATCATCCAGGAATACCCGTTCAAGATCGATGCCCGGGGCCAGATGCTTGCGAGCGTGATGGCGAAAAAGTTTGCTGTCGGGGCGAACCTCGTCGTTATCGATATTCCTGTCGGCCAGAATACTAAGGTTGCAAACATGCAGGAAGGGCGCAAACTTGCCCGGGAATTCATCGAGCTCGGCGAACGGCTGGGAATGAAGGTGGAGTGTGCACTCACATATGGCGACACCCCTGTCGGACACAGTATCGGTCCGAAACTGGAGGTCATCGAAGCGCTGCGTGTCCTTGAGGGTTCGCAGGAACCCAACTCCTTTATCCAGAAAAGCATCTCCATTGCTGGGATTGCGCTGGAGATGGCCGGCAAGGCACCCAGGGGAGGGGGTATGGCCATGGCACAGGATCTTCTCTCAAGTGGTAAAGCGCTCGAGAAGATGAAACGGATCATCGAGATTCAGGGGGGCGATCCGAATGTCAAGTCATCGGATATCCTTCCCGGAGAACACCAGTTTGTTGTCAGGGCCCCGGCATCCGGGTACGTGATCGAGATGAACAACCGCTCGCTCATCACCCTTGCGCGGACTGCGGGGGCCCCGCAGGACCGGGGCGCGGGGATCCTCCTTCACGCAAAGAAAGGAAAGCTCGTGAAAGCAGGAGAGCCCCTCTTCACCCTGTATGCGGACCGGAACTGGAGGTTGCAGAAGGCAATCGAGGAAGGCCGACGCCTCATGCCGGTCCTTGTTGAAGGGATGCTGCTGGATCGTGTCCCGTCGTCATTTTCGGAGATATAG
- a CDS encoding MEMAR_RS02690 family S-layer glycoprotein produces MTKRLTIALVAVALFVLLAVMPVSAAWPLDNNTVINRTATIFIGEQGLNLTHALNQAQSYATSFTPGTNPAMDNVPLNYTVGWWASAATITSTAPSAKVDLENSYRSFTVDQQSFVGYTGNWYLLAADKATPLTDGTNPIVVFTVADPRLEIAVWDFVQASDVTGKSVTQGQKLGFSVKTNMVFNPADNKRGNVSNALTATNEYKDGYITIKVKDESGATLTGLANNASQTLATIPLTKQFINSQPWYWPYNNGSTSTTALDYWRTDATDYNNQYAYPVGTYTVWAESTLNKMKDNYKNAGADYTGKTVSATGTITLVSDTVKIEANKDSVVRSKAFSVTITGKPSTTYYVWVKDTSAMTGGYDDQPPMIAANQEKVYFDSSTVPAIFTASGNAFHPIGNYTMENGGKIWLNVANDTTTQYYNKTHYYALINTSTSGTRTVEFLTNNWTKAQKYTIRVEQRFLNGLPQSLSDGEPNGVTAGTTVKSDEVDINVEKGAVTIVAAGDQSYYLGEEIKFSGTNTETYKTYLFIIGPNLKPQGSQIADPNMDPRNAAVRDGVAGDFKQVDVNGDNTWSWKWGTANYALDAGTYTIYAVSQPRNKDSNNLANAAYGTVSIIIKKPFVSATASQSTVAKGDKIFITGTAEGDPGTVQIWIMGKNYAALKSSSVNSDSSFKYEIKQEDTKDLTSGQYFVVVQHPMQNKEFDVTLDTTTGYVYNRLLNAVGGGATSGTNIFKLLGSSSLQGSDAAEALAEGINDANVDDTYTKLQFLVEEPTITIDTIGDKHVGDKFTITAKTNLAVDDEILVQVYSSSFKPTMKSQSGEFSGASGTVKVTKGDSGYNKISFDVDSSTFKPDEYIVTEEAVLQTATGTALFNVLETTVKTVAPTTAATAVQTSAQTAVPTTVATAVPTTAPTKSPGFGALVALIGLGAVAFVVVRRH; encoded by the coding sequence ATGACTAAGCGATTAACTATTGCACTGGTTGCAGTAGCCCTGTTCGTTCTGCTCGCGGTAATGCCGGTTTCGGCAGCATGGCCGCTTGACAACAACACGGTAATCAACCGGACTGCAACTATCTTTATTGGTGAGCAGGGTCTCAACCTGACTCATGCACTGAATCAGGCACAGAGCTATGCTACTAGCTTCACGCCTGGAACCAATCCCGCAATGGATAATGTACCCCTCAACTACACCGTTGGCTGGTGGGCATCGGCAGCAACGATTACGTCAACTGCCCCGTCTGCAAAGGTTGATCTGGAGAACAGCTACAGGTCATTCACTGTTGACCAGCAGTCCTTCGTTGGATACACCGGCAACTGGTATCTCCTTGCTGCCGACAAGGCAACCCCGTTAACCGACGGCACAAACCCGATTGTTGTCTTCACCGTCGCGGACCCCCGGCTTGAAATTGCTGTCTGGGACTTCGTACAGGCAAGCGATGTGACCGGCAAGTCCGTTACGCAGGGTCAGAAGCTTGGTTTCTCAGTCAAGACCAATATGGTTTTCAACCCGGCTGACAACAAGCGTGGAAATGTCAGCAATGCTCTGACTGCCACCAATGAGTACAAAGACGGGTACATCACCATCAAGGTGAAGGACGAGTCCGGCGCTACTCTGACTGGACTGGCCAACAATGCAAGTCAAACCCTTGCGACGATCCCGCTTACCAAGCAGTTCATCAACAGCCAGCCTTGGTACTGGCCCTACAACAACGGTTCCACTTCGACTACCGCTCTGGACTATTGGAGGACCGATGCAACGGACTACAACAACCAGTACGCTTACCCGGTTGGCACCTACACTGTCTGGGCAGAGTCCACACTCAACAAGATGAAGGACAACTACAAGAACGCAGGCGCTGACTACACCGGCAAGACGGTATCCGCAACGGGAACCATCACCCTCGTCTCCGACACGGTCAAGATCGAGGCCAACAAGGACTCCGTTGTCCGCTCCAAGGCGTTCTCCGTCACTATCACCGGTAAGCCCAGTACAACCTACTACGTCTGGGTCAAGGACACCTCTGCCATGACCGGTGGCTACGATGACCAGCCCCCGATGATTGCAGCAAACCAGGAGAAGGTCTACTTCGACAGCTCAACTGTCCCGGCAATATTTACTGCATCAGGCAATGCATTCCACCCGATTGGTAACTACACCATGGAGAACGGTGGCAAGATCTGGTTGAATGTTGCGAATGATACTACTACCCAGTATTACAACAAGACCCACTATTACGCACTCATCAACACCTCAACCTCTGGTACGAGGACTGTAGAATTCCTCACCAACAACTGGACCAAGGCGCAGAAGTACACGATCCGTGTCGAGCAGAGGTTCTTAAACGGTCTGCCCCAGTCACTCTCCGATGGTGAACCGAATGGTGTCACAGCAGGTACTACCGTCAAGAGCGACGAAGTTGACATCAACGTCGAGAAGGGCGCAGTCACCATCGTAGCAGCGGGCGACCAGTCCTACTACCTTGGCGAAGAGATCAAGTTCTCCGGTACCAACACCGAGACTTACAAGACCTACCTGTTCATCATCGGTCCCAACCTCAAGCCTCAGGGTTCGCAGATTGCAGATCCTAACATGGACCCCAGGAACGCTGCAGTCCGTGATGGTGTTGCAGGCGACTTTAAGCAGGTCGATGTCAATGGTGACAACACCTGGTCATGGAAGTGGGGAACCGCCAATTATGCACTTGATGCAGGTACCTACACCATCTACGCAGTAAGCCAGCCCCGCAACAAGGACAGCAACAACCTTGCAAACGCAGCATACGGCACGGTTTCTATCATCATCAAGAAGCCGTTCGTCTCTGCAACAGCATCCCAGTCCACCGTTGCAAAGGGTGACAAGATCTTCATCACCGGTACCGCAGAAGGCGACCCGGGCACAGTCCAGATCTGGATTATGGGCAAGAACTATGCAGCTCTGAAGAGCTCATCAGTGAACTCCGACTCCTCGTTCAAGTACGAGATCAAGCAGGAGGACACCAAGGACCTTACCAGCGGCCAGTACTTCGTCGTCGTCCAGCACCCGATGCAGAACAAGGAATTCGATGTTACTCTCGACACTACCACGGGATACGTCTACAACCGGCTGCTCAACGCAGTTGGTGGTGGTGCAACGTCAGGGACGAACATCTTCAAGCTCCTCGGATCCAGCAGCCTGCAGGGCTCCGATGCAGCTGAAGCACTTGCAGAAGGCATCAACGACGCAAATGTCGACGATACCTACACCAAGCTCCAGTTCCTTGTCGAGGAACCCACCATCACCATCGACACGATTGGCGACAAGCACGTTGGCGACAAGTTCACCATCACTGCAAAGACCAACCTTGCCGTTGACGATGAAATCCTCGTCCAGGTCTACTCATCATCATTCAAGCCGACCATGAAGAGCCAGAGCGGCGAGTTCAGTGGCGCCTCGGGAACCGTCAAGGTTACCAAGGGCGACAGCGGCTACAACAAGATCTCGTTCGATGTTGACTCCTCAACATTCAAGCCGGACGAGTACATTGTAACCGAGGAAGCTGTCCTCCAGACCGCAACCGGCACGGCACTGTTCAACGTGCTCGAGACCACCGTCAAGACCGTGGCCCCGACCACTGCAGCAACCGCAGTCCAGACATCTGCCCAGACCGCAGTTCCGACCACTGTTGCAACTGCAGTCCCGACCACCGCCCCGACCAAGTCACCCGGCTTTGGTGCACTCGTTGCACTGATCGGCCTTGGCGCTGTTGCGTTCGTCGTTGTGCGCAGGCACTGA